In one Leptospiraceae bacterium genomic region, the following are encoded:
- a CDS encoding LysM peptidoglycan-binding domain-containing protein, producing the protein MHQFSNPRRKLALSIPILLAFFACKTTMPISSMTSAKKEISRAKSFQADKHAPAEFQEARQSLFEAHNLAANAGQSASDIKKSADYARAKALDAIEKSIPSYISGIKEATESSISTAKDAYADVLASREFKEGLDLKEKAASEEEEASKLLSTYQSKESEEDKARLRNDAFSRFVEVKKTLELSKSKIDESRLLSLAQGKQIGSSTSDVDEKIKVLDAYSSEKEAIEPLKNLRGKFDTDLSQGKVKDAIDDLDKLRQDTDKAFLAIMKPRAKENLEKAKSNVDMAEKQVFSIDTAIVKEDEELKKLNAEFHTTLAASKKKLEESMKDFSSDDFAKSIDNSTESNKLAEKAIESSQKLVLLTKKISEELARKRAEEEKKKRELEEKEKEQQKKVVEPEKEEPSYRYVWKKYRVKKNNTLWKIANKKEFFGKPKAWKQIYKANKKNIKDPDLIYPGQIITIPIKVKVPVKKSKCKCAPSCPCAPKNGDKVEEKKATEPEDANSKTNDEEGAIVPEDEDLEEVKEPEKTSEKKEEPVKDESLEKQPDDKLEIEESGNTGEDAEDSEEDE; encoded by the coding sequence ATGCATCAATTTTCAAATCCGAGAAGAAAGCTCGCTTTATCTATACCTATTCTATTGGCTTTTTTTGCCTGCAAGACGACTATGCCTATTTCTTCCATGACCTCGGCCAAGAAGGAAATTTCCAGAGCTAAATCGTTTCAGGCAGATAAGCATGCACCGGCTGAGTTTCAGGAAGCGCGTCAGTCTTTATTTGAAGCTCATAACCTGGCTGCAAATGCCGGTCAATCTGCTTCGGATATAAAGAAATCTGCGGACTATGCCAGGGCTAAGGCACTGGATGCGATAGAAAAATCAATTCCTTCGTATATTTCCGGGATAAAGGAAGCTACAGAGTCTTCTATTTCCACCGCGAAAGATGCCTATGCCGATGTCTTAGCTTCAAGAGAATTCAAAGAAGGGCTGGATCTAAAAGAAAAAGCTGCTTCCGAAGAAGAAGAAGCCAGCAAGTTACTGAGTACATACCAGAGTAAAGAAAGCGAAGAAGATAAGGCCAGGTTAAGAAATGACGCGTTTTCACGGTTTGTGGAAGTAAAAAAGACTCTTGAATTATCCAAGTCTAAAATAGATGAATCAAGACTTTTATCTCTGGCTCAGGGGAAGCAAATAGGCTCTTCGACTTCTGATGTGGATGAGAAAATAAAAGTTCTGGATGCGTATTCTTCCGAAAAAGAAGCTATAGAACCTTTAAAAAACCTTCGTGGTAAATTTGATACCGACTTATCACAGGGAAAAGTGAAAGATGCTATAGACGATCTTGATAAATTGAGACAGGATACAGATAAAGCTTTTCTTGCCATTATGAAACCGAGGGCGAAAGAAAATCTGGAAAAAGCTAAATCTAATGTAGATATGGCTGAAAAACAGGTTTTTTCTATCGATACAGCTATTGTAAAAGAAGATGAGGAGTTGAAGAAGTTAAATGCTGAATTTCATACAACTCTTGCAGCATCAAAAAAGAAATTAGAAGAATCTATGAAGGATTTCTCTTCTGATGATTTTGCTAAATCAATAGATAATAGTACGGAATCCAATAAATTAGCAGAAAAAGCCATTGAATCTTCTCAGAAGTTAGTTCTTCTCACTAAGAAAATTTCAGAAGAATTAGCCAGAAAAAGAGCAGAGGAAGAAAAAAAGAAGAGAGAATTAGAAGAGAAGGAAAAGGAACAACAGAAGAAAGTTGTTGAGCCTGAAAAAGAAGAACCTTCTTATCGCTATGTCTGGAAAAAATATAGAGTAAAGAAAAATAATACTCTCTGGAAAATTGCTAATAAAAAAGAATTTTTTGGAAAACCAAAAGCCTGGAAGCAGATATATAAGGCGAACAAGAAAAACATTAAAGATCCGGATCTAATATATCCGGGCCAGATTATTACTATACCTATTAAAGTTAAAGTACCTGTTAAAAAAAGCAAGTGCAAATGTGCTCCATCTTGCCCCTGCGCACCTAAAAATGGGGATAAAGTAGAGGAAAAAAAGGCAACTGAACCTGAAGATGCAAACTCCAAAACTAATGATGAGGAGGGAGCTATAGTTCCGGAAGATGAAGATTTGGAAGAAGTTAAAGAACCTGAAAAGACTTCCGAGAAAAAAGAAGAACCTGTCAAAGATGAGAGCTTAGAAAAACAACCCGACGATAAACTCGAAATCGAAGAATCCGGAAATACGGGAGAGGATGCTGAAGATTCCGAAGAAGATGAGTAA
- a CDS encoding transcriptional repressor, which yields MKKEDKKKNEAQSIQYEMEVFAEFLKKKGLKVTSQRMLVAEKIFSLHQHFTAESLLDMFKDRRDEISKATIYRIIGIMLEARLLTEHDFGRDFKYYEHIIGHDHHDHIICTDCNRIVEFLEPRIEDLQEKVAREKGFKITRHKLNIFGSCLKKSDCPYFQKDKGNFS from the coding sequence ATGAAGAAAGAAGATAAGAAAAAAAACGAGGCACAATCTATTCAGTATGAAATGGAGGTTTTTGCTGAGTTTTTAAAGAAAAAGGGACTAAAAGTTACGAGCCAGAGAATGCTGGTCGCAGAAAAAATATTTTCTCTTCATCAACATTTTACCGCTGAAAGTCTTCTTGATATGTTTAAAGACAGACGTGATGAAATTTCCAAGGCAACTATCTATCGAATTATAGGAATTATGCTGGAAGCGAGACTTTTAACCGAGCATGATTTTGGAAGGGATTTTAAATACTATGAGCATATCATAGGACATGATCACCATGACCATATTATCTGTACGGACTGTAATCGAATCGTAGAATTCCTTGAACCAAGAATTGAAGATTTACAGGAAAAAGTTGCTCGTGAGAAGGGGTTCAAAATTACCCGGCATAAACTCAATATATTTGGTTCCTGTTTGAAGAAATCAGATTGTCCTTATTTTCAAAAAGATAAAGGCAATTTCTCGTGA
- a CDS encoding fumarate hydratase, giving the protein MPDFFYSKPFPLGDDKTEYKLLTKDYIKTVPFGDKEILSIEPEGLTYLAEQAMNDVSFFLRTSHLEKVRKILDDTEATENDKFVALALLKNSTIAAEMQLPTCQDTGTGIIVAKKGDYVITGADDAEALSRGIFKTYTGKNLRYSQVVPYSMYEEANSGCNLPAQVDIYSTPGDKYEFLFLAKGGGSANKTYLYQETKALLNPASLEKFIIDKMKSLGTAACPPYHIAVVIGGTSAETNLKTVKLASTGYLDALPAKGGKEGFAFRDFELEEKMLKAARESGIGAQFGGKYLAHDFKIIRLPRHGASCPVGIGVSCSADRNIKAKITKEGIFLEKLEVNPGRFLPSEIKKEMEAEVVQVDLNQPMKDILALLSKYPVKTRVMLSGRLVVARDIAHAKLKEKLDKGEALPDYFKNHPIYYAGPAKTPEGMPSGSFGPTTAGRMDSYVPIFQEKGYSMITLAKGNRSSVVTDSCKKNGGFYLGSIGGPAALLAKENIKKVEVLDYPELGMEAIWAIDVENFPAFIIVDDKGNDFFQML; this is encoded by the coding sequence ATGCCTGATTTTTTTTATTCCAAACCTTTTCCGCTCGGTGATGACAAAACCGAATATAAGTTATTAACGAAAGATTATATTAAAACCGTTCCATTCGGGGATAAAGAGATTCTGTCTATTGAACCGGAAGGTCTGACTTATTTAGCCGAACAGGCTATGAATGACGTTTCCTTTTTTTTGCGAACCTCTCATTTAGAGAAGGTCCGTAAAATTTTGGATGATACCGAGGCTACTGAAAATGATAAGTTTGTAGCTCTCGCACTTTTAAAGAATTCTACAATTGCAGCTGAAATGCAGCTTCCCACCTGTCAGGATACCGGAACGGGTATTATAGTGGCAAAAAAGGGAGATTACGTAATTACCGGAGCTGATGATGCAGAGGCTTTATCCAGGGGGATTTTTAAAACCTATACAGGAAAAAACCTTCGTTATTCCCAGGTAGTTCCCTATAGCATGTATGAAGAAGCTAACTCCGGTTGCAATCTTCCGGCCCAGGTAGATATTTATTCGACTCCCGGAGATAAATACGAATTTTTATTCCTGGCCAAGGGGGGCGGTTCGGCAAATAAAACCTATTTATACCAGGAAACCAAGGCCCTTCTGAACCCGGCCTCTTTAGAAAAATTTATCATAGATAAGATGAAATCCCTCGGGACCGCAGCCTGTCCACCTTACCATATTGCAGTTGTGATAGGAGGAACTTCTGCAGAAACTAATTTAAAGACGGTAAAACTCGCCAGCACCGGTTATCTGGATGCCCTTCCTGCAAAAGGAGGAAAAGAAGGCTTTGCTTTTCGGGATTTTGAATTAGAGGAAAAAATGTTAAAAGCCGCACGTGAATCCGGAATCGGTGCGCAATTCGGCGGAAAATATCTGGCTCATGACTTTAAAATTATCCGTCTTCCGAGACACGGAGCCTCCTGCCCGGTTGGAATCGGTGTGAGTTGTAGTGCTGACAGGAACATTAAAGCGAAAATTACAAAAGAAGGTATTTTTCTCGAAAAGTTGGAAGTGAATCCGGGGAGATTTTTACCTTCTGAGATCAAAAAAGAAATGGAAGCTGAAGTGGTTCAGGTAGACTTAAATCAGCCTATGAAAGATATTTTAGCTCTATTAAGTAAATATCCTGTAAAAACAAGGGTTATGCTCAGCGGTAGGCTGGTAGTTGCCAGAGATATTGCTCATGCGAAACTGAAAGAGAAATTAGATAAGGGTGAAGCCTTACCGGATTATTTTAAAAATCACCCAATATATTATGCAGGACCTGCGAAAACGCCGGAAGGAATGCCCTCAGGCTCCTTCGGACCTACAACCGCCGGGCGAATGGATAGTTACGTCCCTATTTTTCAAGAAAAAGGTTACTCAATGATTACTTTAGCCAAGGGAAATCGTTCTTCGGTAGTAACGGATAGTTGCAAGAAGAATGGAGGTTTTTATCTGGGTTCTATTGGAGGGCCGGCCGCCTTATTAGCAAAAGAAAATATTAAAAAAGTTGAGGTGTTGGACTACCCGGAACTCGGTATGGAAGCTATCTGGGCAATTGATGTTGAGAATTTTCCGGCTTTTATCATTGTAGATGATAAGGGGAACGATTTCTTCCAGATGCTCTAA
- a CDS encoding STAS domain-containing protein — protein MEITRRESNNIIILDINGEIDLYNAPEIKEVIAKLIEEQKYQIIINLEKVSYIDSSGIGALISSLSNLKKYQGGLKIINVAGSVRKVFELTKLTSFFEIFDAEEDAVSAFK, from the coding sequence ATGGAAATCACAAGAAGAGAGAGTAATAATATCATTATCCTGGATATAAACGGTGAAATAGATTTATACAACGCGCCCGAGATTAAAGAAGTCATTGCAAAGCTTATTGAAGAACAAAAATACCAAATCATCATTAACCTGGAAAAAGTTTCGTACATTGACTCATCCGGGATAGGTGCTCTTATTTCCAGCTTATCCAATTTAAAAAAATATCAGGGTGGGCTGAAGATTATCAATGTTGCGGGTTCGGTAAGAAAGGTATTCGAATTAACGAAACTTACATCATTCTTCGAAATTTTTGATGCCGAAGAGGATGCTGTTAGTGCATTTAAGTAA
- the tgt gene encoding tRNA guanosine(34) transglycosylase Tgt produces MIFREGTYSNTHFARTGELNLNGVKVKTPVFMPVGTRGTVKAISSEDIRELGYNLILGNTYHLYLRPGADVLSSFGGLKKFMSYDGAILTDSGGFQVFSLQGLFKFFEGGVHFSSHIDGSKHTFTPESVIDIQRAIGSDIMMVLDDCAPYGSDRKRLLEALERTDAWAKRSILHWEKDKANQHLFGIVQGGVDIELRKQSLGSISALPFSGIALGGLSVGEPREEFVKVMEALAPFLDTSRPRYLMGVGTVVDILEAVKNGVDMFDCVLPTRNARNGQVFTSKGKVNLRNKAHEYSDKPIDEECSCRVCKNYSIGYIRHLHKVKEILALSLSTLHNLYFMKQFMEKIGEAIEGQYFEEFYNSWKKLYNS; encoded by the coding sequence GTGATCTTTCGGGAAGGCACCTATTCCAATACTCATTTTGCCCGAACAGGAGAACTCAATCTGAATGGGGTAAAGGTAAAAACTCCAGTATTTATGCCGGTCGGAACCCGCGGTACAGTTAAAGCAATTTCTTCAGAAGATATCCGGGAGTTGGGTTATAATTTGATTCTCGGAAATACCTACCATCTTTACCTGAGACCCGGTGCAGATGTACTGTCTTCTTTCGGGGGACTTAAAAAATTTATGTCCTACGATGGAGCAATTTTAACCGATAGTGGCGGTTTTCAAGTTTTTAGCCTGCAGGGGCTTTTTAAGTTTTTTGAAGGAGGTGTGCATTTCAGTTCTCATATCGATGGCTCTAAACACACCTTTACCCCGGAAAGCGTAATTGATATACAAAGAGCTATCGGATCGGACATTATGATGGTTTTGGATGACTGTGCACCCTATGGCTCTGACAGGAAAAGACTCCTGGAGGCTCTTGAGAGAACAGATGCCTGGGCTAAGCGATCTATACTTCACTGGGAGAAGGATAAAGCGAATCAGCATCTTTTTGGAATTGTGCAGGGTGGGGTAGATATTGAACTTCGTAAACAATCTCTTGGTTCTATTTCAGCATTGCCATTTAGTGGAATTGCCCTGGGTGGCCTATCAGTTGGAGAACCGAGAGAAGAGTTTGTGAAAGTTATGGAAGCTCTGGCCCCTTTTCTGGATACAAGCCGACCGAGATATCTCATGGGTGTGGGAACTGTTGTTGATATTCTGGAAGCTGTGAAAAATGGCGTAGACATGTTTGATTGCGTTCTTCCTACTCGAAATGCGAGAAACGGTCAGGTATTTACCTCCAAAGGAAAAGTGAATCTTCGAAATAAAGCCCATGAATACTCAGATAAACCGATTGATGAAGAATGCAGTTGCCGGGTTTGCAAAAATTATAGTATAGGATATATCCGCCATCTACACAAAGTAAAAGAAATTTTAGCTCTTTCCTTAAGTACTCTCCACAATTTATATTTTATGAAGCAGTTTATGGAAAAAATAGGAGAAGCTATAGAGGGGCAGTATTTTGAGGAATTTTATAATTCTTGGAAAAAATTATACAATAGCTGA